One Aquificaceae bacterium genomic window, CTTCTGCTTGTCTTTACAGCCCTTCTGCTCCCTCGCAGAAAATTAAAGCCACTCATAGCCCTCTGGCTCATCATGGCTATTACTGGTCTTGTTGCACTGAAGGAGAAGGAAAACAGGATGGAGGGTGCAAGAGTCATAAGGGTTGCCCTTGTGCAGACTGGAGTGCCTCAGAAGGACAAGCTGGACACCTCAGCCTTCAGAAGGCATGCGGAGGAAATTTTAAGGCTCACAGAGGAAGCAACGGGCGCAAATGCCGACCTTGTGGTGCTTCCAGAGTCTGCCCTTCACTTCTTCTATTCGGAGGAGAGCGATGACTACAACCTTTGGCTCAGAAGGCTAAGCTTCAAGACTCCCATACTGGTAGGGCTTATAGACATAAGGGAGGGCCTCAGACCTTACAACTCCGCCTACCTTTTGAAGGGTGGCATCGCCATTGGTCATTACGACAAGATAAGGCTATTCCCCATTGGAGAATACATGCCCTTTCCCTTTGGCTTTCTGAAGGAGTTCTTCCCTGCCATAAGCGGTATTGATTACTTCCCTGGAAAAAATTTAAAGCCCTTAGAATATGGGAGTATGAAGATAGCCACACCCATATGCTTTGAGGTGGCTTACCATGACCTGGTAGAAAGGCTTTCAGAGAGGGCAAACCTTATCGTTGTGCTTACCAACGACGGCTGGTTTGAGGATTCTGATTGCACTCACCAGCACTATCTGTGGGCAAGGGTGAGGGCGCTGGAAAGGGGTAAATACATGCTTTGGGTAAACAACTCGGGAGACACGGGCATAATAGACCCCATGGGCAGGGTTCTGGAGAGGAT contains:
- the lnt gene encoding apolipoprotein N-acyltransferase, translated to MWNSSYKSVLWQIVLIPLTGFMLYMPFSKYELWFFALPAFMLLLWQRKGVFWLISGFIFFFLSLRCANIASIEYGGVNPFLSYTLFVPFSLFLSFYQFYMPLWICRRFFRNYLWALPLLYTAFEILRSHFPYGGFPWLLIGSLSVYIPLIKHSLLFINVYMQSLLLVFTALLLPRRKLKPLIALWLIMAITGLVALKEKENRMEGARVIRVALVQTGVPQKDKLDTSAFRRHAEEILRLTEEATGANADLVVLPESALHFFYSEESDDYNLWLRRLSFKTPILVGLIDIREGLRPYNSAYLLKGGIAIGHYDKIRLFPIGEYMPFPFGFLKEFFPAISGIDYFPGKNLKPLEYGSMKIATPICFEVAYHDLVERLSERANLIVVLTNDGWFEDSDCTHQHYLWARVRALERGKYMLWVNNSGDTGIIDPMGRVLERMPYMKRGIVRSEVLLVE